Proteins encoded by one window of Halosolutus amylolyticus:
- a CDS encoding PaaI family thioesterase: MSADQPESPDGFDDLEELLQGYIKEYQEFLSWIGTEVDDVGSGTMTLSIPYDEKLTNVRPYVDSDARPDIHGGIAATLIDTAGGFVLRTELENPIAVSIATINLNVNYLQPATGDLTATADVIRVGGTVGVSEVTVESTTPDGETRAVATGQGAYRIFRQE; encoded by the coding sequence ATGAGCGCGGACCAACCGGAGTCGCCGGACGGCTTCGACGACCTCGAGGAGTTGCTACAGGGATACATCAAGGAGTACCAGGAGTTTCTCTCGTGGATCGGGACGGAGGTCGACGACGTCGGCTCCGGGACGATGACGCTCTCGATTCCCTACGACGAGAAACTGACGAACGTCCGCCCCTACGTCGATTCGGACGCGCGCCCGGACATCCACGGCGGCATCGCGGCGACGCTCATCGACACCGCCGGCGGGTTCGTCCTCCGGACCGAACTCGAGAACCCGATCGCCGTGAGCATCGCGACGATCAACCTGAACGTCAACTACCTCCAGCCCGCGACGGGCGATCTCACGGCGACGGCCGACGTGATCCGCGTCGGCGGCACCGTCGGCGTCAGCGAGGTGACCGTCGAGAGCACGACCCCCGATGGCGAGACGCGAGCGGTCGCGACCGGGCAGGGCGCGTATCGGATTTTCCGACAGGAGTGA
- the nosZ gene encoding TAT-dependent nitrous-oxide reductase, translating to MTDTPTSTDRDRTETDATAADREPLFDRIPRRDFMKAGVAAGAMGSFAGCTGLLSDDDHPSAADVDASVAPGEHDEYYAFLSGGHTGEIRVYGIPSMRQLMRIPVFSTESARGYGYDDRTSEMLEEAGGYTWGDTHHPRLSQTDNDYDGRFAYVNDKANGRMARIDLKYFETDAIVDVPNTQGVHGACARLPDTDLIFGVGEFRVPMPNDGRDLDDPDEYTSVLTAIEPESFDVAWQVLVDGNMDNGDGGKNGRWFFATGYNSENGVTESEMSGSDTDYVKAFDTLAIEDAVEAGEYEEIGGVKVVDGRQDSPLNGGSDPIVRYVDVPKSPHGVSVTPDGEYAIASGKLDPTCSVIDIEMLGDAADPNDAIVGQPRVGMGPLHTAYDGRGHAYTTLFIDSQVVKWDIEDAVEADLGSEEPVIEKIDVHYNPGHLIAAESYTADPQGDWLVSLNKLSKDRFLPVGPMHPENDQLIYIGDDDAGMKLVKDTPSYAEPHDASIVSADKLDPATVYDPEDYDEEFVGPEDSEIVREDGRVHVKMYSMRNEFGYSDVTVQEGDEVTFTVTNIEETDDILHSLAIPEYDVNIKLAPQETREVTITADEPGVYWMYCAFFCSALHLEMRSRLLVEPAE from the coding sequence ATGACCGACACACCCACTTCGACCGATCGAGACCGGACCGAGACCGACGCGACGGCGGCCGACCGCGAGCCGCTGTTCGATCGCATTCCGCGACGCGACTTCATGAAGGCCGGCGTGGCCGCCGGCGCGATGGGGTCGTTCGCCGGCTGTACGGGGCTGCTCAGCGACGACGACCACCCGTCGGCGGCGGACGTCGATGCGAGCGTCGCGCCCGGTGAACACGACGAGTACTACGCCTTCCTCTCCGGAGGTCACACGGGCGAGATCCGCGTCTACGGCATCCCCTCGATGCGCCAGCTGATGCGGATCCCCGTGTTCAGTACCGAGAGTGCCCGCGGCTACGGCTACGACGATCGAACCAGCGAGATGCTGGAGGAGGCCGGCGGCTACACGTGGGGCGACACCCACCACCCGCGACTCAGCCAGACGGACAACGACTACGACGGCCGCTTCGCCTACGTCAACGACAAGGCCAACGGCCGGATGGCCCGGATCGACCTGAAGTACTTCGAGACGGACGCGATCGTCGACGTTCCCAACACGCAGGGGGTCCACGGAGCCTGTGCGCGCCTGCCCGACACCGATCTCATCTTCGGGGTCGGCGAGTTCCGCGTCCCGATGCCCAACGACGGCCGGGACCTGGACGACCCGGACGAGTACACCTCGGTCCTCACGGCGATCGAGCCCGAGTCGTTCGACGTCGCCTGGCAGGTGCTCGTCGACGGCAACATGGACAACGGCGACGGCGGCAAGAACGGGCGCTGGTTCTTCGCGACGGGCTACAACAGCGAGAACGGCGTCACCGAGAGCGAGATGTCGGGGTCGGACACGGACTACGTGAAGGCGTTCGACACCCTCGCGATCGAGGACGCCGTCGAGGCCGGCGAGTACGAGGAGATCGGCGGCGTCAAGGTCGTCGACGGACGCCAGGACAGTCCGCTCAACGGCGGCTCGGACCCGATCGTCCGGTACGTGGACGTACCGAAGAGCCCCCACGGGGTAAGCGTCACTCCGGACGGCGAGTACGCGATCGCGAGCGGGAAGCTCGATCCGACCTGTTCGGTGATCGACATCGAGATGCTGGGCGACGCCGCGGATCCGAACGACGCGATCGTGGGCCAGCCCCGCGTCGGCATGGGGCCGCTCCACACCGCCTACGACGGCCGGGGACACGCCTACACGACGCTGTTCATCGACTCGCAGGTCGTCAAGTGGGACATCGAGGACGCAGTCGAGGCCGACCTCGGTTCCGAGGAGCCGGTGATCGAGAAGATCGACGTTCACTACAACCCCGGGCACCTGATCGCCGCGGAGTCCTACACGGCCGATCCGCAGGGCGACTGGCTGGTCTCGCTCAACAAGCTCTCGAAGGACCGGTTCCTCCCGGTCGGCCCGATGCACCCGGAGAACGACCAGCTGATCTACATCGGCGACGACGACGCGGGGATGAAACTCGTCAAGGACACGCCCTCGTACGCCGAACCACACGACGCCTCGATCGTCAGTGCGGACAAGCTCGACCCCGCCACGGTGTACGATCCGGAGGACTACGACGAGGAGTTCGTCGGGCCGGAGGACAGCGAGATCGTCCGCGAGGACGGCCGGGTTCACGTGAAGATGTACTCAATGCGCAACGAGTTCGGCTACTCGGACGTCACCGTCCAGGAGGGCGACGAGGTGACGTTCACCGTCACGAACATCGAGGAGACCGACGACATCCTGCACTCGCTGGCGATCCCCGAGTACGACGTCAACATAAAACTCGCCCCGCAGGAGACCCGCGAGGTGACGATCACGGCCGACGAGCCCGGCGTCTACTGGATGTACTGTGCGTTTTTCTGTAGCGCACTCCACCTCGAGATGCGCTCGCGACTGCTCGTCGAACCCGCGGAGTGA
- the nosD gene encoding nitrous oxide reductase family maturation protein NosD produces MTESWFAVAAAVMLVGSLAGAAVAATDDSTDGESVDGWSATVPDVHDVPEPDEDGTATVGDREYDSLQAAIDAADPGDTVLVAGRFDERVTVETPAVTIEAVERDGAVIDGGGEGTVVDVRADGVTIAGVWIRNSGTDQTDDDSGVVVNGSNATLSELRLTDVDFGVWIGAVDGVTVEESIVAGREDVTVPERGNGIHLWETTDAEIRNNYVTTVRDGIYYQWAEGVAAEGNVMWEMRYGVHYMYSNDNVLADNVAFDNDVGFALMVSQELTLRNNTAANNDGSSGHGILVKDVENSEIVDNDLVGNGNGLYVYNAQHNRMADNLVLENDVGVHITAGSSGELVTGNSFVANDAAAFAETNAQVSWNDTDRGNYWSDARAVDLDGDGTSEARHQPAGTVERVVHENPQAAVFTESPAFDAVRLAESSFPIVETPGIVDQRPLAEPAHEDWRSYYEHHDH; encoded by the coding sequence GTGACCGAATCCTGGTTCGCCGTCGCCGCCGCGGTGATGCTCGTCGGGTCGCTCGCGGGTGCAGCCGTCGCCGCGACGGACGACTCGACCGACGGAGAGAGCGTCGACGGCTGGAGCGCGACCGTTCCCGACGTCCACGACGTCCCGGAACCCGACGAAGACGGTACCGCGACCGTCGGCGATCGCGAGTACGACTCCCTGCAGGCGGCGATCGACGCCGCCGACCCCGGCGATACGGTGCTCGTCGCGGGACGGTTCGACGAGCGCGTGACCGTCGAGACGCCGGCCGTCACGATCGAGGCCGTCGAACGGGACGGCGCAGTGATCGACGGCGGCGGCGAGGGGACCGTCGTCGACGTCCGTGCCGACGGCGTGACGATCGCGGGGGTCTGGATCCGCAACTCCGGCACCGACCAGACCGACGACGACAGCGGCGTGGTCGTCAACGGCTCGAACGCCACCCTGTCGGAACTCCGGCTGACCGACGTCGACTTCGGCGTCTGGATCGGCGCAGTTGACGGCGTGACCGTCGAGGAGAGCATCGTCGCCGGTCGCGAGGACGTCACGGTGCCCGAACGCGGCAACGGCATCCACCTCTGGGAGACCACCGACGCCGAGATCAGGAACAACTACGTCACGACCGTCCGCGACGGGATCTACTACCAGTGGGCGGAGGGCGTCGCCGCCGAGGGCAACGTCATGTGGGAGATGCGCTACGGCGTCCACTACATGTACTCGAACGACAACGTACTCGCGGACAACGTCGCGTTCGACAACGACGTCGGGTTCGCCCTGATGGTCTCGCAGGAACTCACGCTCCGGAACAACACCGCGGCGAACAACGACGGCTCGAGCGGTCACGGCATCCTCGTCAAGGACGTCGAGAACAGCGAGATCGTCGACAACGACCTCGTCGGCAACGGCAACGGACTGTACGTCTACAACGCCCAGCACAACCGCATGGCGGACAACCTCGTCCTCGAGAACGACGTGGGCGTTCACATCACGGCCGGCAGCAGCGGCGAACTCGTGACCGGCAACAGCTTCGTCGCGAACGACGCCGCCGCGTTCGCGGAGACGAACGCGCAGGTCAGCTGGAACGACACCGATCGAGGCAACTACTGGTCGGACGCCCGCGCCGTCGACCTCGACGGCGACGGAACGAGCGAAGCCCGCCACCAGCCCGCCGGTACCGTCGAACGGGTGGTCCACGAGAACCCGCAGGCGGCCGTCTTCACCGAGAGTCCCGCGTTCGACGCCGTTCGACTGGCCGAGAGTTCGTTCCCGATCGTCGAGACGCCGGGCATCGTCGACCAGCGACCGCTGGCCGAGCCAGCACACGAGGACTGGAGGTCCTACTATGAACATCACGATCACTGA
- a CDS encoding ABC transporter ATP-binding protein, translating into MNITITDVHKRYGDVVALDGPSFEVPSGSTFGVLGTNGAGKTTLFELLVGHDRPDEGRIEVGGLDVERAGHRVRERVGFLPEHSGFPASMTGREVLSVHARIRGLSGRDDRIAACLDLVDLADAADRPVSGYSNGMGRRLGLASVLLSQPPVLVLDEPTAGLDPRGVAAFHRIVERIDGETDATVVLSSHVLSEVERLCDEVAILQDGQLRAAGPIDDLRTAPGRVTVSFHPADDREALLAAVQGRGDVTDAGDGIDVECDRETAFDLVAGIDSDLVDRFEVREPGLEAAFHEAIAGDRPAAAGEVEP; encoded by the coding sequence ATGAACATCACGATCACTGACGTCCACAAGCGATACGGCGACGTCGTCGCCCTCGACGGCCCCTCCTTCGAGGTGCCCTCGGGGTCGACGTTCGGCGTCCTCGGGACGAACGGGGCGGGAAAGACGACGCTGTTCGAACTGCTGGTCGGCCACGACCGGCCCGACGAAGGCCGGATCGAGGTCGGCGGCCTCGACGTCGAGCGCGCGGGCCACCGCGTCCGCGAGCGCGTCGGTTTCCTGCCCGAACACAGCGGCTTCCCGGCGTCGATGACCGGCCGCGAGGTGCTCTCGGTGCACGCCCGTATCCGCGGGCTCTCCGGCCGCGACGATCGGATCGCGGCGTGTCTCGACCTCGTCGACCTGGCCGATGCCGCCGATCGGCCCGTCTCCGGCTACTCGAACGGGATGGGTCGACGCCTCGGCCTCGCGTCGGTCCTGCTCTCACAGCCGCCGGTGCTCGTCCTCGACGAGCCGACGGCCGGGCTGGACCCGCGCGGCGTGGCGGCGTTTCACCGCATCGTCGAGCGCATCGACGGCGAGACCGACGCCACGGTCGTCCTCTCCTCGCACGTGCTGAGCGAGGTCGAGCGCCTCTGTGACGAGGTCGCCATCCTCCAGGACGGCCAGTTGCGCGCCGCCGGGCCGATCGACGATCTCCGAACCGCGCCCGGCCGCGTGACGGTCTCGTTCCACCCTGCAGACGATCGCGAGGCGCTCCTCGCGGCCGTCCAGGGGCGGGGCGACGTCACCGACGCCGGCGACGGGATCGACGTCGAGTGCGACCGCGAGACGGCGTTCGATCTCGTCGCGGGGATCGACTCCGATCTCGTCGATCGGTTCGAGGTCCGCGAACCGGGTCTCGAGGCGGCGTTCCACGAGGCGATCGCCGGGGATCGGCCGGCGGCGGCCGGGGAGGTGGAGCCGTGA
- a CDS encoding ABC transporter permease: protein MTGDLPRPDEDASVSADRDRPTDGGGPTDRRPDGERGGEPRPDGGYEAEPGAEAAIGTGLAAESGRWYRQLFVVAETEYRLAVRNRWAIALTAIFAAFALGLTTFSGSSVSPQGFERVVASLAVLAVYLVPLVAFAFSYDAVVGREESGWLQTLFALPVSRSWVVLGTLLGRATVLASATIVGFGVAGGFLLLEYGLAGFDAYVGFLLATVGLGLAFLAIGVLLSTIAREKTHALGIALLAWAWFVLVHDLLGLGLVAAFGLSETAISAMVVANPTAIFRALVLGALGAGGEAGFAAVLASAGLSAGVLAAALLAWIAVPTALATVAIRRRRL, encoded by the coding sequence GTGACGGGTGACCTGCCCCGACCCGACGAAGATGCCAGCGTATCGGCCGATCGAGACCGACCCACCGATGGCGGCGGACCGACAGATCGCCGGCCCGACGGCGAACGCGGGGGCGAACCGCGACCCGACGGCGGCTACGAGGCCGAACCCGGGGCCGAGGCCGCGATCGGCACCGGGCTCGCCGCCGAGTCGGGGCGCTGGTACCGGCAACTGTTCGTCGTCGCCGAGACGGAGTATCGGCTGGCGGTCAGGAACCGGTGGGCGATCGCGCTCACGGCGATCTTCGCCGCGTTCGCGCTCGGGCTGACGACCTTCAGCGGCTCCTCGGTCAGCCCCCAGGGGTTCGAGCGTGTCGTCGCGAGTCTCGCCGTCCTCGCGGTCTACCTCGTGCCGCTGGTCGCGTTCGCGTTCAGCTACGACGCCGTCGTCGGCCGGGAGGAGAGCGGCTGGCTCCAGACGCTGTTCGCCCTGCCCGTCTCCCGGTCGTGGGTCGTCCTCGGGACGCTCCTCGGGCGGGCGACCGTGCTCGCGAGCGCGACGATCGTCGGGTTCGGCGTCGCCGGCGGCTTCCTCCTGCTCGAGTACGGCCTCGCCGGCTTCGACGCCTACGTCGGCTTCCTGCTCGCGACGGTCGGCCTCGGGCTGGCCTTCCTCGCGATCGGCGTCCTGCTGTCGACGATCGCGCGCGAGAAGACCCACGCGCTCGGGATCGCCCTGCTGGCGTGGGCGTGGTTCGTCCTCGTTCACGACCTGCTCGGACTCGGCCTGGTCGCCGCGTTCGGCCTCTCGGAGACGGCGATCTCGGCGATGGTGGTGGCGAACCCCACCGCGATCTTCCGGGCGCTGGTCCTCGGCGCGCTCGGTGCCGGCGGCGAGGCCGGCTTCGCCGCCGTGCTCGCGTCGGCCGGCCTCTCCGCGGGCGTGCTCGCCGCGGCCCTGCTCGCGTGGATCGCCGTTCCGACCGCACTCGCAACCGTCGCGATCCGGAGGCGACGACTGTGA